The following proteins are encoded in a genomic region of Verrucomicrobiaceae bacterium:
- a CDS encoding DUF1501 domain-containing protein: protein MKTPFYTRREMLARAGGGFGMLAFASMLEAARNPFAPKVPMQVGGKAKSIIWIFTNGGPSQVDTWDYKPELAKRDGQTLEGFDPKTGFFPGSVGGLMKSPFEFKQHGQSGTWVSDLFPKTAMHVDKMCFIHSCWTGSNNHSPALFMMNTGTTRMGYPCVGSWVNYGLGSESDSLPSFVVMSDPLNRGLPKGSAANWGAGFLPSVFQGTWLKPSGAPIDNLAVPASLTPQRQRAQLDLLARLNRQSLGGSAIESELNARIESFELAYRMQTSAPEAFDVQGEPEHIQKLYGVNEKHCGHFAKQCLTARRMVERGVRFIQLYSGGMENQQSWDGHKDILGNHRGFANESDQPVAALISDLEQRGLLDQTLIVWGGEFGRLPIAQKGAQPGRDHNPHAFTVWMCGGGVKGGYHHGETDEIGFKAAIDKVSVHDLHATILAAAGLDHERLTFKFQGLDQRLTGVENPKVVKAVFA, encoded by the coding sequence ATGAAGACACCTTTTTATACGCGTCGTGAAATGCTCGCTCGTGCGGGCGGTGGTTTTGGCATGCTGGCGTTTGCTTCGATGCTGGAGGCGGCGAGGAATCCTTTCGCGCCGAAGGTGCCGATGCAGGTCGGTGGGAAGGCGAAGTCGATCATTTGGATCTTTACCAATGGTGGGCCGTCGCAGGTGGATACGTGGGACTACAAGCCGGAGCTGGCGAAGCGGGATGGGCAGACGCTGGAGGGATTTGATCCGAAGACGGGCTTTTTTCCGGGTTCGGTGGGCGGGTTGATGAAGTCTCCGTTTGAGTTCAAGCAACACGGGCAGAGCGGGACGTGGGTGAGCGATCTGTTTCCGAAAACGGCGATGCATGTGGACAAGATGTGCTTCATCCACAGTTGCTGGACGGGGTCGAACAACCACTCGCCCGCACTTTTCATGATGAACACGGGCACCACGCGGATGGGCTATCCGTGTGTGGGCTCGTGGGTGAATTACGGCCTCGGTAGCGAGAGTGATTCGCTGCCGAGCTTTGTGGTGATGAGTGATCCGCTGAATCGCGGCCTGCCAAAGGGTAGCGCGGCGAACTGGGGCGCGGGCTTTTTGCCGAGTGTGTTTCAGGGAACGTGGCTGAAGCCATCTGGAGCGCCGATCGACAACCTCGCGGTGCCTGCGTCGCTCACGCCGCAGCGTCAAAGAGCGCAGCTCGATCTGCTGGCGCGGCTGAACCGTCAATCGCTCGGCGGATCGGCCATCGAAAGTGAGCTGAATGCCCGCATCGAAAGCTTTGAGCTGGCTTACCGCATGCAGACCTCCGCACCGGAGGCTTTTGATGTCCAAGGTGAGCCGGAGCACATCCAGAAGCTCTACGGCGTGAATGAGAAGCATTGCGGTCACTTTGCGAAGCAGTGCCTCACGGCGCGGCGCATGGTGGAGCGCGGTGTGCGCTTCATCCAGCTCTACAGCGGTGGCATGGAGAACCAGCAGAGCTGGGATGGGCACAAGGACATCCTGGGCAATCACCGAGGCTTCGCCAATGAGAGCGACCAGCCGGTGGCGGCGCTGATCAGTGATCTGGAGCAGCGCGGGCTGCTGGATCAGACGCTCATCGTCTGGGGCGGAGAGTTTGGCCGTCTGCCCATCGCGCAAAAAGGCGCACAGCCGGGCCGCGATCACAATCCGCATGCCTTCACCGTCTGGATGTGCGGCGGCGGCGTGAAAGGCGGCTACCACCACGGCGAGACCGATGAAATCGGCTTCAAAGCGGCCATCGACAAAGTGAGCGTTCATGATCTGCATGCCACGATCCTCGCGGCGGCGGGACTGGATCACGAGCGGCTCACTTTTAAGTTCCAGGGCCTCGATCAGCGTCTGACGGGTGTGGAGAATCCGAAGGTGGTGAAGGCGGTGTTCGCGTGA
- a CDS encoding sulfatase-like hydrolase/transferase, producing MLKSFFTLLFALVVFVDPTLAKAASTLPNIVLILADDLGYGDVRCYNAESKVATPNIDHLAAEGVRFTDAHSPATVCTPSRYSLMTGQMAFRVPNGGTVFQGAGGPSLITQGRLTLPAMLRRQGYATAAVGKWHIGLTFRSKAGEAIHSGRFEEVQRIDFSSRIEGGPLDHGFDRFFGTACCPTTDWIYAFIDGDHIPVPPTTRLDRSKLPQHPYANDCRLGIIAPDFPMEEVDMVFLKKSREFIAEHRRSSPEKPFFLFHATQAVHLPSFAAAEFKGKSQAGPHGDFIAEFDHIVGDLMQQLAELGIAENTLVILSSDNGPETTSVVHMRSDHAHDAAKPWRGMKRDAWEGGHRVPFIVRWPGKVKAGSTSDQIVCLTDVMATLAAITGAELPRDAAEDSFDMMPALQGKATAPIRPYLLTQAFGGKRTLSIRRGRWKYIDHRGSGGNNYDQGELKPFALPDTAPDAPAQLYDLETDPGEARNLFSKHPEIAAELKALLDRSVTEGRSVTHGKTVVR from the coding sequence ATGCTGAAATCGTTTTTCACTCTCCTCTTTGCCTTGGTTGTCTTTGTTGATCCGACTTTGGCCAAAGCCGCGAGCACTTTGCCCAACATCGTGCTCATCCTGGCAGATGATCTCGGTTATGGCGATGTGCGCTGCTACAATGCGGAGTCCAAAGTCGCCACGCCGAATATCGACCACCTCGCGGCGGAGGGAGTACGCTTCACCGATGCGCATAGTCCGGCCACGGTGTGCACGCCATCGCGCTACAGCCTCATGACAGGGCAGATGGCTTTTCGAGTGCCGAATGGAGGCACGGTGTTTCAGGGTGCGGGTGGGCCGTCATTGATCACGCAGGGGCGTCTCACGCTTCCGGCGATGCTGCGGCGGCAAGGCTACGCCACTGCCGCAGTCGGGAAGTGGCATATTGGACTCACTTTCCGCTCAAAGGCGGGCGAGGCGATCCACAGCGGTCGGTTTGAAGAGGTGCAGCGCATCGACTTTTCTAGCCGCATCGAGGGTGGGCCGCTGGATCACGGCTTTGATCGCTTTTTCGGCACCGCGTGCTGTCCCACGACGGATTGGATCTACGCCTTCATCGACGGCGATCACATCCCTGTGCCGCCCACGACGCGGCTGGACCGATCCAAGCTGCCGCAGCACCCCTACGCGAACGATTGCCGCCTCGGCATCATCGCGCCAGATTTCCCGATGGAGGAGGTGGACATGGTTTTCCTCAAAAAGAGCCGCGAATTCATCGCTGAGCATCGACGCAGCTCACCGGAGAAACCCTTCTTTCTTTTCCACGCCACACAGGCCGTGCATTTGCCGTCCTTTGCTGCGGCGGAGTTCAAAGGAAAATCGCAAGCCGGGCCGCATGGCGACTTTATCGCTGAATTCGATCACATTGTCGGAGATTTGATGCAGCAGCTCGCAGAGCTCGGTATCGCCGAAAACACGCTCGTCATCCTCAGCAGCGATAATGGCCCGGAGACCACCAGTGTCGTCCACATGCGCTCCGATCATGCCCACGATGCCGCCAAGCCGTGGCGCGGCATGAAGCGTGATGCATGGGAAGGTGGCCACCGCGTGCCGTTCATCGTCCGCTGGCCTGGAAAGGTGAAAGCTGGCAGCACGAGCGATCAAATCGTCTGCCTCACCGATGTCATGGCTACCCTCGCGGCGATCACCGGTGCCGAGCTGCCACGCGATGCGGCTGAGGATAGCTTCGATATGATGCCAGCGCTGCAAGGCAAGGCCACCGCTCCGATTCGTCCGTATCTGCTCACACAGGCCTTTGGTGGAAAACGCACGCTGTCCATCCGCCGTGGCCGGTGGAAATACATCGACCACCGTGGCTCTGGCGGGAACAACTATGATCAAGGCGAGCTGAAGCCCTTTGCACTGCCTGACACCGCACCTGATGCGCCGGCCCAGCTCTACGATCTCGAAACCGATCCCGGCGAGGCTCGGAATCTCTTTTCCAAGCATCCAGAGATCGCCGCTGAATTGAAGGCCTTGCTCGATAGGTCGGTCACAGAAGGCCGCAGCGTCACGCATGGTAAAACCGTGGTTCGATAA
- a CDS encoding Gfo/Idh/MocA family oxidoreductase has product MKRRSFLSTSAATAFGFQFVPAHVVRAQSGAQTPSNKLRIAAIGVGGRGAADLGDMAGEDIVALCDVDERRAAGSFEKFPKARRFTDFRNMLDVMNNDIDAVLVATPDHTHAVAVLAAIGHGKHVYCEKPLAHTVAEVRAMRKAALEKKVITQVGNQGHSSESIRVFVEMVQSGAIGNVSEIHAGCDAFRDVYCQIGKQQAMQSEKHEVPKELDWDLWQGPLKTRAFHPAYVPFSWRGYSAYGSGCIGDWICHVVDPSFWALDLGMPTVITAETRDYDPVKHAEFYPKGTRITFEFPAKGSRGPVKLIWHDGEISIPAPEELKQDNRKVVGIGAVVIGDKGKIMHGSHGAGGVRLIPEASMKGFKVPEKTIPRVPKGNHQHDWLNAIRENRPAGSSFEYGGSLSEIGLLGMIAVRRSGTRLEWDNAAMKFTNDAEATALLTPEYREGWSL; this is encoded by the coding sequence ATGAAACGCCGCTCCTTTCTCTCCACCTCCGCCGCCACAGCCTTTGGTTTCCAGTTTGTCCCTGCGCATGTCGTGCGTGCTCAAAGTGGTGCTCAAACACCATCGAACAAGCTACGCATCGCTGCGATAGGTGTCGGTGGACGCGGCGCTGCCGATCTGGGCGACATGGCTGGGGAGGACATCGTGGCGCTGTGTGATGTCGATGAGCGGCGTGCAGCGGGGAGTTTTGAGAAGTTCCCAAAGGCGCGGCGCTTCACCGATTTCCGCAACATGCTCGATGTGATGAACAATGACATCGACGCGGTGCTGGTGGCGACGCCGGATCACACGCATGCGGTCGCCGTGCTCGCTGCCATCGGGCATGGGAAGCATGTGTATTGTGAAAAGCCGCTGGCACACACGGTAGCAGAGGTGCGGGCGATGCGGAAGGCGGCGCTGGAGAAGAAGGTGATCACGCAGGTGGGCAATCAGGGCCACTCCTCGGAGAGCATCCGGGTTTTTGTCGAGATGGTGCAGTCCGGGGCCATCGGTAACGTGTCAGAGATCCACGCGGGCTGCGATGCCTTCCGTGACGTGTATTGCCAGATCGGCAAGCAGCAGGCCATGCAGTCCGAGAAGCACGAGGTGCCAAAGGAGCTCGACTGGGACCTGTGGCAGGGACCGCTGAAGACGCGGGCGTTTCATCCTGCATACGTACCGTTTAGCTGGCGTGGCTATTCGGCCTACGGCAGCGGCTGCATCGGCGACTGGATTTGCCACGTCGTCGATCCGTCCTTTTGGGCGCTGGATCTGGGCATGCCCACGGTGATCACCGCAGAGACGCGGGACTATGATCCCGTGAAACACGCGGAGTTTTACCCCAAAGGCACACGCATCACATTCGAGTTCCCGGCGAAGGGGAGCCGTGGTCCGGTGAAGCTGATCTGGCATGATGGCGAGATCAGCATCCCTGCGCCCGAGGAGCTGAAGCAGGACAACCGCAAAGTCGTCGGCATCGGCGCGGTGGTCATCGGCGACAAAGGCAAGATCATGCACGGCTCGCACGGTGCTGGTGGCGTGCGTCTGATCCCAGAAGCGAGCATGAAGGGCTTCAAAGTGCCGGAGAAGACGATCCCACGAGTGCCGAAGGGCAATCACCAGCATGACTGGCTCAATGCGATCCGCGAAAACCGCCCCGCAGGCTCCAGCTTTGAATACGGCGGCTCTTTGAGCGAGATCGGGCTGCTGGGCATGATCGCCGTGCGCCGCAGTGGCA